The Martelella sp. AD-3 genome includes a region encoding these proteins:
- a CDS encoding sulfotransferase: protein MQMRTGTDLIFIVGNSRSGTTMLARILGLSSEIHSFDELHYIEQMVTGADFSSTLPLEREKAVALMASLLSVARRGYFAKRTPEKYMDEAAELVDRTTNMTYSEILRSMMLDTAQTKGKRIACEQTPRNVFYIREILERYPHAAVVNIIRDPRDVVLSQKNKWKRRRLGGAIPRFEAWRSWMNYHPYTISRIWTMAVGSALGFRDNSRVLSVRYEDLVSDPESSLKAIADHCGVPFEQAFLDVPQLGSSSRADQGTRGIDKSRLAAWKQGGLGKPEIEICERQCRELMEEFGYEVSGIKADRFSLVLMYLLVPVKLFGALFFNLRRVRNLPSWISQRMSVRRAMTH from the coding sequence ATGCAAATGCGAACTGGAACTGACCTCATCTTCATCGTCGGCAACAGCCGCAGCGGAACAACGATGCTCGCCCGTATCCTCGGTCTCAGCAGCGAAATTCATTCCTTCGATGAACTACACTACATTGAACAAATGGTAACGGGGGCTGATTTTTCTTCGACTTTGCCGTTGGAGCGAGAAAAAGCAGTGGCCCTGATGGCCAGTCTTTTGTCAGTCGCTCGTCGAGGGTACTTTGCAAAAAGAACACCCGAAAAGTATATGGATGAAGCGGCCGAGCTGGTTGATCGCACGACGAACATGACCTACTCGGAAATTCTCCGGTCAATGATGCTGGATACGGCGCAGACTAAGGGCAAGAGGATTGCATGCGAGCAAACTCCCAGAAACGTATTCTACATCCGAGAGATTCTTGAACGCTACCCGCATGCCGCGGTCGTCAATATAATTCGTGATCCGCGGGACGTCGTTCTCTCACAGAAGAACAAGTGGAAGCGACGCAGACTTGGCGGAGCCATCCCCCGTTTCGAGGCTTGGCGTTCCTGGATGAACTATCATCCATACACGATTTCACGTATTTGGACCATGGCGGTAGGTTCTGCTCTGGGATTTAGGGACAACAGCCGAGTTTTATCCGTTCGTTATGAAGACCTAGTGAGCGATCCGGAATCAAGCCTTAAGGCCATCGCCGACCACTGTGGCGTCCCCTTTGAGCAAGCCTTTCTGGATGTGCCTCAACTCGGTTCCTCTTCAAGAGCAGACCAGGGAACCCGTGGCATCGACAAATCACGCCTGGCCGCATGGAAACAAGGAGGCCTTGGTAAGCCGGAGATTGAAATTTGCGAGCGGCAATGTCGGGAGTTGATGGAGGAATTTGGTTATGAAGTAAGCGGCATCAAGGCTGATCGTTTCAGCCTTGTACTCATGTATTTACTGGTACCCGTTAAGCTCTTCGGAGCGCTGTTTTTCAACCTAAGGAGAGTAAGAAACTTACCGTCCTGGATCAGCCAAAGGATGTCGGTGCGGCGGGCCATGACACACTGA
- the cysQ gene encoding 3'(2'),5'-bisphosphate nucleotidase CysQ: MTDMSDVFLDAAIEAGKAIMSIYENGIDVSYKHDASPVTIADEKAEEIILGHLVSAFPDIPVVAEESVAAGRVPDIEGKAFFLVDPLDGTKEFINKREDFTVNIALIENGVPVSGIVYAPAKGVAYRTTGDGAEKLSLKDGRVAGAVAVSCRAAGQNLIAVASRSHNSPETEAFMKKIGVADFTSVGSSLKFCIVAEGLADVYPRFGRTMEWDTAAGDAVLRAAGGRTVGLNDKPLPYGKTRQAEDSDFANPFFVVWGS, encoded by the coding sequence ATGACAGACATGAGTGACGTCTTTCTGGATGCCGCAATCGAGGCCGGCAAAGCGATCATGAGTATCTACGAGAACGGCATTGATGTTTCCTACAAGCACGATGCCTCTCCAGTGACGATTGCCGATGAAAAGGCCGAGGAGATTATCCTCGGCCACCTCGTCAGTGCCTTTCCGGATATTCCCGTGGTCGCCGAGGAATCGGTCGCTGCAGGTCGGGTTCCCGACATCGAAGGCAAAGCCTTCTTTCTGGTCGATCCTCTCGACGGCACCAAGGAATTCATCAACAAGCGCGAGGACTTCACCGTCAATATCGCGCTGATCGAGAATGGTGTTCCGGTTTCCGGTATCGTCTATGCGCCGGCAAAGGGGGTGGCCTACCGCACGACGGGCGATGGCGCCGAAAAGCTTTCCCTCAAAGACGGCCGCGTGGCCGGCGCCGTTGCTGTATCCTGCCGGGCGGCGGGCCAGAATTTGATTGCCGTCGCCAGTCGTTCCCATAACAGCCCGGAGACCGAGGCCTTCATGAAGAAAATCGGCGTGGCGGACTTCACCTCAGTCGGTTCATCGTTGAAGTTCTGCATCGTCGCGGAAGGTCTCGCCGATGTTTATCCACGCTTCGGCCGGACCATGGAATGGGACACGGCCGCCGGAGATGCCGTGCTGAGGGCAGCCGGCGGCAGAACCGTGGGCCTCAACGACAAGCCCCTGCCCTACGGCAAGACCAGACAGGCCGAAGACAGCGATTTTGCCAATCCGTTTTTCGTCGTGTGGGGGAGCTGA
- the cysN gene encoding sulfate adenylyltransferase subunit CysN: protein MNELTDFSGDMIEYLAEQEKKSLLRFLTCGSVDDGKSTLIGRLLYDTKLIFEDQLASLESDSAKHGTTGADIDFALLVDGLESEREQGITIDVAYRFFATARRKFIVADTPGHEEYTRNMATGASTADLAIVLVDSRQGILRQTRRHSYIASLLGIRHIVVAINKIDLMDYSQDVYDKIVADYLEFAKDLGFETIVPIPMSARYGDNVTMPSQNMPWYQGPVLLDHLETVPVESDLIEKPFRMPVQLVTRPNLNFRGFSGEIASGQVAVGDTVTVAKSGQASRVRQISTMDGDLERAEAGQAVTLVLDDEIEVSRGNILVAPEERPNVADQFQAKMIWFDADAMIPGRSYILRTEADSTPATVTALKYHVNVNTFAHEAAKALHMNEVGVCNISTQAPIVFDAYKDNRTTGNFVIIDRLSNKTVGAGMIDFPLRRAQNVHWQAVEVNKKAHAELKAQKPAVLWFTGLSGSGKSTVANALEKILHAKGKHTYMLDGDNIRHGLNRDLGFTAEDRVENIRRVAEVARLMADAGLIVLVSFISPFRSERRLAREMMDDDEFVEIFVDTPLEVCAERDPKGLYKKAQAGEIDNFTGITSPYETPENPEVHLHTVGHEPFELAGRIEEYLSKLEQKD from the coding sequence ATGAACGAGCTGACCGATTTTTCCGGCGACATGATCGAATACCTCGCCGAGCAGGAAAAGAAGTCGCTGCTGCGCTTCCTGACGTGCGGGTCCGTTGACGACGGCAAGTCGACGCTGATCGGACGCCTGCTTTACGACACCAAGCTGATCTTCGAAGACCAGCTCGCCTCGCTCGAGAGCGACAGCGCCAAGCATGGCACCACGGGCGCGGACATCGACTTCGCGCTTCTGGTCGACGGGCTTGAATCCGAGCGCGAACAGGGCATCACGATCGATGTGGCCTATCGCTTCTTCGCCACCGCCCGGCGCAAGTTCATCGTCGCGGACACGCCCGGCCACGAAGAATATACCCGCAACATGGCCACCGGCGCCTCGACGGCGGATCTTGCGATCGTGCTGGTCGACAGCCGCCAGGGCATTCTGCGCCAGACGCGCCGTCACTCCTACATCGCTTCTCTGCTTGGCATCCGCCACATCGTGGTAGCGATCAACAAGATCGACCTGATGGACTATTCGCAGGACGTGTATGACAAGATCGTCGCCGACTATCTGGAATTTGCCAAGGATCTCGGCTTCGAGACGATTGTCCCAATCCCGATGTCCGCCCGCTACGGCGACAACGTCACCATGCCGTCGCAGAACATGCCCTGGTATCAGGGGCCGGTATTGCTGGACCATCTCGAAACCGTTCCAGTCGAATCCGACCTGATCGAGAAGCCGTTCCGCATGCCGGTCCAGCTCGTCACCCGTCCCAACCTGAACTTCCGCGGTTTCTCCGGTGAAATCGCCTCGGGCCAGGTCGCGGTCGGCGATACGGTCACCGTGGCCAAATCGGGTCAGGCCTCAAGGGTCCGGCAGATATCGACCATGGATGGGGATCTCGAGCGCGCGGAAGCGGGGCAGGCCGTCACGCTGGTGCTCGATGACGAGATCGAGGTTTCGCGCGGGAACATCCTGGTTGCGCCCGAAGAGCGTCCGAATGTGGCCGACCAGTTCCAGGCCAAGATGATCTGGTTCGATGCCGACGCGATGATTCCCGGCCGTTCCTACATCCTGCGCACCGAGGCGGACTCGACGCCCGCAACGGTGACGGCGCTGAAATACCACGTCAACGTGAACACGTTCGCGCATGAAGCGGCCAAGGCCCTGCACATGAACGAGGTGGGCGTCTGCAACATCTCGACCCAGGCGCCGATCGTCTTCGATGCCTACAAGGACAACCGCACGACGGGCAATTTCGTCATCATCGACCGTCTCTCCAACAAGACCGTTGGGGCCGGCATGATCGACTTCCCGTTGCGCCGCGCGCAGAACGTCCACTGGCAGGCCGTCGAGGTCAACAAGAAGGCGCATGCCGAGCTCAAGGCGCAGAAACCCGCCGTCCTCTGGTTCACCGGCCTTTCCGGCTCCGGTAAGTCGACGGTCGCCAATGCGCTGGAGAAGATCCTGCACGCCAAGGGCAAGCACACCTACATGCTTGACGGCGACAACATCCGCCACGGTCTCAACCGTGACCTGGGCTTTACCGCCGAAGACCGCGTGGAAAATATCCGCCGCGTCGCCGAGGTCGCGCGGCTGATGGCCGACGCCGGCCTGATCGTGCTGGTCTCCTTCATTTCGCCCTTCCGCTCCGAGCGACGGCTGGCGCGCGAGATGATGGATGACGACGAGTTTGTCGAAATCTTCGTTGACACGCCTCTGGAAGTGTGCGCCGAGCGCGATCCCAAGGGCCTGTACAAGAAAGCGCAGGCCGGCGAGATCGATAACTTCACGGGTATTACCTCGCCGTATGAGACGCCGGAGAATCCGGAAGTACATCTCCACACCGTCGGCCACGAGCCGTTCGAGCTGGCGGGCCGTATTGAGGAGTACCTGTCGAAGCTTGAGCAGAAGGACTAA
- the cysD gene encoding sulfate adenylyltransferase subunit CysD — protein sequence MEMSLTHLQRLEAESIHIFREVAATFSRPVMLYSIGKDSSVMMHLAMKAFYPAKPPFPFLHVDTTWKFRAMYDFRAKMAKDLGIDLLVHVNPEGVEGKINPFDHGSNTHTHIWKTVGLRQALDKYGFDAAFGGARRDEEKSRAKERIFSFRNAQHAWDPKSQRPEMWKTYNTRVGKGESIRVFPLSNWTELDIWQYIMKENIPIVPLYFAAKRPVIERDGALIMVDDERMPIGPDEKVEEKMVRFRTLGCYPLTGAVESEADDLQGIVREMLTARTSERQGRMIDKDEAGSMEKKKREGYF from the coding sequence ATAGAAATGTCCCTTACGCATCTGCAACGGTTGGAAGCAGAATCCATCCATATTTTTCGTGAAGTCGCTGCGACATTCTCTCGTCCGGTCATGCTTTATTCGATCGGCAAGGACTCGTCGGTGATGATGCATCTGGCGATGAAGGCCTTCTACCCGGCCAAGCCGCCGTTTCCTTTCCTTCATGTCGACACGACCTGGAAGTTCCGGGCGATGTATGATTTTCGCGCGAAGATGGCCAAGGATCTCGGGATCGATCTCCTCGTGCATGTCAATCCGGAGGGCGTGGAAGGCAAGATCAATCCGTTCGATCATGGTTCGAATACCCATACCCATATCTGGAAGACGGTCGGTCTGCGCCAGGCGCTCGACAAATATGGCTTTGATGCGGCTTTCGGCGGAGCCCGGCGCGACGAGGAGAAATCCCGCGCCAAGGAACGCATCTTCTCCTTCCGCAATGCCCAGCATGCCTGGGACCCGAAGAGCCAGCGTCCGGAAATGTGGAAGACCTACAATACCCGCGTCGGCAAGGGCGAATCGATCCGCGTGTTCCCGCTGTCAAACTGGACCGAGCTCGACATCTGGCAGTACATCATGAAGGAGAATATCCCGATCGTGCCGCTCTACTTCGCGGCGAAACGGCCAGTCATCGAAAGGGACGGCGCGCTGATCATGGTCGATGACGAGCGCATGCCCATCGGACCAGACGAGAAGGTCGAGGAGAAGATGGTGCGCTTCCGCACGCTCGGATGCTATCCGCTGACCGGCGCGGTCGAATCCGAGGCCGATGACCTTCAGGGGATCGTCCGCGAGATGCTGACGGCGCGCACATCTGAGCGCCAGGGACGCATGATCGACAAGGATGAAGCCGGGTCGATGGAGAAGAAAAAGCGCGAGGGGTATTTCTGA
- a CDS encoding SLC13 family permease: MDHFYLISTFLVVFGAIIMFALDRFSIEAISLTVLAALLLIYGIFPYEGPSGETLSLTELLSGFSSPALVTVLALLIVGKGLFATDAMEGITRHVGRLCGSRPRMGVALLLVVAGSISAFLNNTPVVVIFIPVLTSLAATFRLPAYQIFMPLSFITILGGMTTVIGSSTNMIAAGIAAESGVEIGLFDITGMGVILAMIGYVYVLFFLPRLLSARQTELRTNNDGDGAQFIGEIAITAESRFAGLLPISGFFPQLRPFSLHSIVRRSDGEDKVLLPPFSEELRLQPYDLLQISGNRKAFMDLIAGGEAVTFGDPEEETHNNAGRRQGPHYHLAEAVIAPGSRFEGRTVRFCGIQPRFHVTIVGIRRKTRMGRGPFGFLRLEAGDTLLLGGAEEDIMSMRGNHDILLLEHSAQSVPPRSRALISFIIFAAVVGLSALDISPIAVNAVLGALAMIATGCLTLQQAARAFDRQIFLLIGSSIAMATALEVSGGASLIAQAVIALAGGSSAVIAITILFVTVAIMTNILSNNAAAALFIPIAINMAHQINAPPLAFAAAVIYAANCSFATPIGYQTNLMVMGPGHYNFSDFVRGGLPLVIIIAIAFALLAPLYFDL, translated from the coding sequence GTGGACCATTTCTATCTGATTTCGACATTCTTAGTCGTGTTCGGGGCGATCATCATGTTCGCACTTGACAGATTTTCCATCGAGGCGATCTCGCTCACCGTGCTTGCGGCGCTGCTTCTGATTTATGGCATTTTTCCCTATGAAGGTCCGAGCGGAGAGACCCTGAGCCTCACCGAACTGCTCTCTGGCTTTTCCTCACCTGCGCTTGTCACAGTCTTGGCGCTCCTCATTGTGGGGAAAGGGTTGTTTGCTACCGACGCGATGGAGGGAATCACCCGCCATGTCGGGAGGCTGTGCGGCAGTCGCCCGCGCATGGGGGTTGCATTGCTCCTCGTCGTGGCCGGATCGATTTCGGCCTTCCTCAACAATACGCCTGTGGTTGTCATCTTTATCCCTGTGCTCACCTCGCTTGCCGCGACATTCCGCTTACCAGCCTATCAGATCTTCATGCCGTTATCATTCATTACCATCCTCGGCGGCATGACGACCGTGATCGGTTCCTCGACAAACATGATTGCCGCCGGCATAGCGGCCGAGAGTGGAGTTGAAATCGGGCTCTTCGATATCACTGGCATGGGGGTGATTCTGGCTATGATCGGATATGTCTATGTGCTGTTCTTTCTGCCGCGACTCTTAAGTGCGAGACAGACCGAACTGCGGACAAACAACGACGGCGATGGCGCACAGTTCATCGGCGAAATCGCCATCACGGCGGAAAGCCGGTTCGCCGGTCTGTTGCCGATCTCGGGATTTTTTCCTCAACTGAGGCCGTTCTCCCTGCACTCGATCGTTCGCCGATCCGACGGTGAGGACAAGGTGCTTTTGCCGCCGTTCAGCGAAGAACTGAGGCTCCAGCCGTACGATCTTCTGCAGATATCCGGCAATCGCAAGGCTTTCATGGACCTGATTGCCGGCGGAGAAGCTGTCACTTTCGGGGACCCAGAAGAAGAGACACATAACAATGCCGGCCGCCGCCAGGGACCGCATTACCATCTGGCAGAAGCCGTCATCGCGCCGGGATCACGGTTTGAAGGCAGGACGGTTCGATTTTGCGGCATCCAGCCACGATTTCATGTCACGATCGTGGGTATCCGGCGCAAAACCCGCATGGGACGCGGTCCTTTCGGGTTCTTGAGACTTGAGGCCGGCGACACGCTGCTTCTCGGGGGGGCGGAGGAAGACATCATGTCGATGCGCGGAAATCACGATATCCTTCTGCTCGAGCATTCGGCGCAGTCTGTGCCCCCCCGTAGTCGCGCCCTGATATCCTTCATCATCTTTGCAGCGGTCGTCGGTCTTTCGGCCCTTGATATTTCGCCGATTGCTGTCAATGCGGTCCTTGGCGCCCTGGCGATGATCGCGACCGGGTGCCTGACCTTGCAACAGGCGGCACGCGCCTTCGATCGGCAGATATTTCTTCTAATCGGCTCTTCGATCGCGATGGCTACAGCCCTGGAGGTTTCTGGAGGCGCATCATTGATCGCCCAGGCCGTTATAGCGCTGGCCGGCGGATCCTCTGCGGTGATCGCGATCACAATCCTTTTCGTCACGGTTGCGATCATGACCAACATTCTGTCCAACAATGCAGCAGCCGCGCTCTTCATACCGATCGCGATAAACATGGCCCATCAGATCAATGCCCCGCCGCTTGCCTTCGCCGCTGCCGTGATCTACGCGGCGAATTGCTCCTTCGCAACCCCGATCGGCTATCAGACAAATTTGATGGTCATGGGGCCGGGGCACTACAATTTCTCGGACTTCGTTCGAGGTGGCCTCCCGCTCGTCATCATTATCGCAATCGCATTTGCTCTCTTGGCGCCTCTTTACTTCGACCTCTAG
- a CDS encoding IS110 family transposase, producing the protein MRIIGMDIHRVFAEAVALEDGETKRLGRIGMTREHLEDFARTLLPSDHVVVEATGNATAVVEILAPRVARVAVANPLQVHLIAKAKIKTDAIDARVLAQLYAAGFLPEVWIPDAATLARRRQVTRRTQLVRQRTRLKSIVQSILHANLIPPCPFADLFGGKGRIWLRAQYLPDDEREAIERHVEEYDRQSDALKGVERDIARAALSDPNVTRLMTIPGIDMVVAVGVMAAIGKIERFDNPDKLVAYIGLNPSVHQSGEGPAHHGRITKRGRANARHLLVEAAWQTVRSPGPLRAFYERVRSKRGNHIAAVAVARKLAVIIWHLLTKGEDYSWVRPSLHAKKLRDLELRAGHPPRRGQKGAGYDYNITQRRREERNRAQQAEGAYRRMTDGWRRRGARSKPTDATNEERR; encoded by the coding sequence ATGCGCATCATCGGCATGGATATCCACCGCGTCTTTGCCGAGGCGGTGGCCCTTGAAGATGGAGAAACCAAGCGACTCGGCCGGATCGGCATGACGCGGGAGCATCTGGAAGACTTTGCCAGAACACTTCTGCCGTCGGATCATGTCGTGGTGGAAGCGACCGGCAATGCGACCGCAGTTGTGGAGATTCTCGCTCCGCGTGTGGCAAGGGTGGCCGTGGCAAATCCGTTGCAGGTCCATCTGATCGCCAAGGCGAAGATCAAGACTGACGCGATCGACGCGCGCGTCCTGGCGCAACTCTACGCCGCCGGCTTCCTGCCGGAGGTCTGGATTCCGGACGCGGCAACCTTGGCTCGCCGACGTCAGGTGACGCGCCGCACGCAACTTGTCCGGCAACGGACCCGTCTAAAGTCGATCGTCCAGTCGATCCTGCACGCGAACCTGATTCCACCCTGCCCATTTGCCGATCTCTTCGGCGGCAAGGGGCGGATCTGGCTGCGGGCCCAGTATCTACCGGACGACGAGCGGGAGGCCATTGAACGGCACGTCGAGGAATACGACCGTCAGTCCGATGCACTCAAGGGAGTGGAACGTGACATTGCACGCGCCGCCTTGTCCGATCCGAACGTGACACGATTGATGACGATCCCGGGCATCGACATGGTGGTTGCTGTCGGAGTGATGGCGGCGATCGGCAAAATCGAACGTTTTGACAACCCCGACAAGCTGGTAGCCTATATCGGTCTCAATCCAAGCGTCCATCAATCTGGTGAGGGCCCCGCCCATCATGGTCGGATCACCAAACGCGGACGCGCAAATGCCCGCCATCTACTTGTCGAAGCGGCCTGGCAGACCGTGCGAAGTCCAGGGCCGTTGCGTGCCTTCTATGAGCGCGTGCGGAGCAAACGCGGCAATCACATTGCCGCAGTGGCGGTTGCCCGTAAGCTGGCAGTGATCATCTGGCACCTGCTGACCAAAGGTGAAGACTACAGCTGGGTTCGCCCCTCGCTACATGCCAAGAAACTTCGTGACCTCGAACTGCGCGCCGGACATCCGCCGAGACGCGGCCAGAAGGGTGCCGGCTACGACTACAACATCACGCAACGTCGCCGGGAGGAGCGCAACCGCGCTCAGCAGGCCGAAGGCGCATATCGGCGAATGACCGACGGATGGCGACGACGAGGGGCTCGCTCAAAACCCACGGACGCCACAAATGAGGAGCGACGATGA
- the istB gene encoding IS21-like element helper ATPase IstB → MSTEAPEILLAHDLKTLKLPTFQREYQKLARLCATEGVDHIGYLTRLAEREMIERDRRKVERRIKAAKFPVVKSLDSFDFAAIPKLNKMQVLELARCEWIERRENVIALGPSGTGKTHIALALGLAACQKGLSVGFTTAAALVSEMMEARDERRLLRFQKQMAGYKLLIIDELGFVPLSKTGAELLFELISQRYERGATLITSNLPFDEWTEILGSERLTGALLDRVTHHVNILEMNGDSYRLAQSRARKAG, encoded by the coding sequence ATGAGCACCGAAGCACCCGAGATTCTGCTTGCCCACGACCTCAAGACCCTGAAGCTGCCGACCTTCCAGCGGGAGTATCAGAAACTGGCCCGGCTTTGTGCCACCGAGGGCGTCGATCATATCGGATACCTCACCCGGCTTGCCGAGCGGGAAATGATCGAACGGGATCGCCGCAAGGTCGAGCGCCGCATCAAGGCAGCCAAATTCCCGGTCGTCAAAAGCCTCGACAGTTTCGACTTTGCCGCCATCCCGAAGCTCAATAAGATGCAGGTCTTGGAACTGGCCCGCTGCGAATGGATCGAGCGTCGCGAGAACGTCATCGCTCTCGGCCCCAGCGGAACTGGCAAGACGCACATCGCGCTCGCCCTTGGGTTGGCCGCCTGCCAGAAGGGCCTGTCCGTTGGCTTCACCACAGCCGCTGCCCTGGTCAGTGAGATGATGGAAGCCCGTGACGAGCGGCGTCTCTTACGTTTCCAGAAGCAGATGGCAGGATACAAGCTGCTGATCATCGACGAACTCGGCTTCGTGCCGTTGTCAAAGACCGGCGCGGAACTGCTGTTCGAGCTGATCTCGCAACGCTATGAGCGGGGCGCCACCCTGATCACCAGCAATCTGCCCTTTGACGAATGGACCGAAATTCTGGGATCCGAACGCCTGACCGGCGCTCTGCTTGACCGCGTCACGCACCATGTCAACATTCTCGAAATGAATGGCGACAGCTACCGCCTCGCCCAAAGCCGCGCCCGAAAGGCCGGCTGA
- a CDS encoding IS110 family transposase, which produces MNEISIIGLDLAKNVFQIHGAGPNGNVVLRKKLNRGRLLAFFADLPICVVAMEACASAHYWGREIGKLGHEIRLINPAYVKPFVKRQKNDAADAEAIAEAAARPTMRFVSVKSAEKQASSMAFKVRDLLVRQRTQTINALRGHLMEYGLIVPQGIKHIPLLREKIAAQTDLPEMASVLCNGLLDQVVYLSEQIAVLEKELRARARQDEVAARLMTIPGVGPICATALEALAPAAGTFSKGRDFAAWIGLTPKQNSSGGKDRLGKVSKMGQRDLRRLLVLGATAVVRWARRYGAPAGSWLARMLSKKPPKLIAVALANKLARTAWALMARGGVYCAPAPGAA; this is translated from the coding sequence ATGAATGAGATTAGCATCATCGGCCTAGATTTGGCGAAGAACGTGTTCCAGATACATGGCGCGGGGCCCAACGGAAACGTTGTTCTGCGCAAGAAGTTGAACCGCGGTAGATTGCTCGCGTTCTTCGCCGACCTGCCCATCTGCGTCGTAGCAATGGAAGCCTGCGCCAGCGCCCACTATTGGGGACGAGAGATCGGAAAGCTAGGGCATGAGATCAGGCTGATTAATCCTGCCTACGTGAAGCCGTTTGTTAAACGCCAAAAGAACGATGCCGCCGACGCTGAAGCTATTGCAGAGGCTGCCGCGCGGCCGACAATGCGGTTCGTGAGCGTCAAAAGTGCCGAGAAGCAGGCTTCCTCCATGGCTTTCAAGGTCCGCGACCTGTTGGTGCGACAACGCACGCAAACAATTAACGCATTGCGCGGGCACCTTATGGAGTATGGGTTGATTGTACCTCAGGGTATTAAGCACATTCCGCTCCTGCGCGAGAAGATCGCGGCGCAAACCGATTTACCCGAGATGGCAAGTGTACTCTGCAACGGATTGCTGGACCAGGTGGTCTATCTCTCGGAACAGATTGCCGTGCTGGAGAAGGAACTGCGCGCACGTGCTCGTCAAGATGAGGTCGCTGCGCGACTGATGACCATTCCTGGTGTGGGCCCGATCTGTGCCACAGCTCTTGAGGCGCTGGCGCCGGCGGCCGGAACATTTTCCAAGGGCCGCGATTTTGCGGCGTGGATCGGGCTCACCCCCAAACAAAACTCTTCTGGCGGCAAAGATCGCCTCGGCAAAGTCTCAAAGATGGGCCAACGCGATCTTCGCCGTCTTCTTGTCCTTGGTGCAACCGCAGTTGTCCGATGGGCAAGACGATACGGAGCACCGGCGGGTTCATGGTTGGCAAGAATGCTTTCGAAGAAGCCGCCAAAGCTTATCGCCGTTGCATTGGCGAACAAATTGGCGCGGACTGCTTGGGCTTTGATGGCTCGCGGCGGCGTCTACTGTGCTCCGGCGCCTGGCGCTGCGTAA